One Euphorbia lathyris chromosome 1, ddEupLath1.1, whole genome shotgun sequence DNA segment encodes these proteins:
- the LOC136221140 gene encoding short chain aldehyde dehydrogenase 1, producing the protein MNGCCSQDPTSKRLEGKVAVITGGASGIGACTVKLFVKHGAKVVIADVQDELGHSLCKEIGSEDVVTYVHCDVSSDSDVKNVVDSAVSKYGKLDIMFSNAGVSGGLDPRILATENDEFKKVFEVNVFGGFLAAKHAARVMIPEKKGCILFTSSNSAAIAIPGPHSYVVSKHALNGLMKNLSAELGQHGIRVNCVSPFGVVTPMMATAFGMKDADPEVVKATIEGLLASAANLKEVTLGAEDIANAALYLASDEAKYVSGLNLVVDGGYSVTNPSFTATLQKAFAVAHV; encoded by the exons ATGAATGGATGCTGTTCTCAAGATCCAACCAGCAAGAG GCTTGAAGGTAAGGTAGCCGTGATTACCGGCGGAGCAAGTGGGATCGGAGCTTGCACGGTGAAACTATTTGTCAAACACGGAGCTAAAGTTGTGATCGCCGATGTCCAAGATGAGCTAGGCCATTCTCTTTGCAAAGAAATCGGGTCGGAAGACGTTGTAACCTACGTCCATTGTGATGTATCGTCTGATTCCGACGTCAAAAACGTCGTCGATTCAGCAGTTTCCAAGTACGGAAAGCTCGACATCATGTTTAGCAACGCAGGGGTTTCAGGTGGTTTGGATCCAAGAATTTTAGCGACGGAAAACGACGAGTTCAAAAAGGTTTTCGAAGTCAATGTGTTCGGCGGGTTTTTAGCGGCAAAACACGCCGCAAGAGTAATGATTCCTGAGAAGAAAGGGTGTATTCTTTTCACATCGAGCAATTCCGCGGCTATTGCCATCCCGGGTCCGCATTCTTACGTTGTTTCAAAACATGCTTTGAACGGATTGATGAAGAACTTGTCCGCAGAGTTAGGACAACACGGGATTAGAGTGAACTGTGTTTCTCCGTTCGGAGTCGTGACGCCAATGATGGCTACTGCTTTCGGGATGAAGGACGCTGATCCCGAAGTAGTTAAGGCGACGATTGAAGGGCTTCTTGCTAGTGCTGCTAACTTGAAAGAGGTCACATTAGGAGCAGAGGATATCGCTAATGCTGCGTTGTATTTGGCGAGTGACGAGGCTAAATATGTTAGCGGATTGAATCTCGTCGTTGATGGCGGTTATAGCGTCACTAATCCTTCTTTTACTGCTACTCTTCAAAAAGCGTTTGCCGTGGCTCATGTTTGA